The genomic stretch ATTTATGTAGCGGATTCCCAGGATGAGCGGGTATTGCAGCGCTGATCCACTCCCAGAAGCACGGGACAGGTGTGGGAGACCCAATAGTGGCAAAACTGAAGCAGAACCGATCTGAATGACTCCCTGTTTTGTCTCACACACAGAGAGCTTTCTAGGAAGACCTGCAGCTACATCCCAGGATCCACCTCCCAGCTTTTTGTAGCCACCCTCCTGGTCCACTCCCGAAGCCGGCTGTGACCCGGGAGTACCGAGcgagcccggcccggccagGCCCCGCTCCCTCCGCCCGCGCACCGGAAGCGGAAGCGCGCAGCGCCTCAGTGGCGGCGATGCCGCTCGCGTGGGCCCAGCCGCGTCTTTCCGCTTCCGCCGGAGCGGCGCGGGCGGCGAGTGACGGGTCCCGGGTCCTTCCGCGGCGCCGagggcggcgcggccccgcccggcccaTGGACCGGCACAAAGTGAAGCGGCAGCGTCTGGACCGGATCTGCGAAGGTGAGGCGGGGCGGGCGCCCCTCGGCAGCTGCGGCAGCAGCGGGCAGCGGCACCTGCCCCTGCCCCCGCGGGGACCCGCTGCGCGCCTGTGGGGCTGAGCGTCCGCCCGGCCTGCGGCGAGCagggccccgccgcccgcggaggcgctgcctACGGCCTTCTGGAAAGGGCCGGATGCTAGTGACTGTCGGAGGCTCTGTGGCTGTAGAAGTTCTGCTCACTTAAGGGGGAAATATTACCTGGGCATGCTGGGATGGAGGGGGGCCGGTCAGTGGGGAGGAGGTGTGAAGCGACTTGGTCACTCGTTTCAGGAGCCAGGAGTAAGATGGCATGCTGCTGAGCAGATCACCTCTATTATTATTGATAATACatgctttattttccttcatctATGTGGTGACAGAGGTggttgtgcttttttttcccagcgtcttttccctgtgtttgttttgtattcatgtatttttctttgcctAATCTATTCCTAAATACTTTTAGCAACTTATTGGACTAGCAGATGAGGattccagaatttttttctttcatgtaatCATTCCTGCTGACTTTCTTAATAGGCATACGGCCTCCTATTGTGAATGGCCCAATGCCAGCACGGCCACTGGTTGCACTCCTGGATGGACGAGATTGCACTGTGGAGATGCCCATCTTGAAGGATGTTGCTACAGTGGCATTTTGTGATGCTCAGTCAACTCAGGAAATCCATGAAAAGGTGGGCAAGAAGATGTGCAAGATTCAGAAGTAGAGCTTTGCCTCTTAGGTAACCAAACCAGATATTGATTTGGACTGGTTTTTGTTATAGGTGCTGAATGAGGCAGTAGGAGCTCTGATGTATCACACCATTACCCTTTCTCGTCAGGATCTGGAGAAATTCAAAGCCCTCAGGGTCATTGTGCGTATTGGCAGCGGCTATGACAATGTTGACATCAAATCTGCTGCGGAATTAGGTATGATGACGCTGTTAGGTGTCTGTTGTGATCAGAACTGAATGTGAAATGGAACACTGGACATATTTTTGTACTTTATGAGCTGAGTGCATTTAAAAACTTCTTTGTAAAAAGATTTGGAGCTGCTCAGTATCAGGTATCTTTAGGAAGGTGACCAATAGAGGGGCTGGTAGGTGGCTTAAAAGAAAGATTCTCAGTTTTCAGATTGCTCTGCTATTGATGTTGGtgtctttgttgttgtttgggatTCAAGAATCTAAATATGGTGTCTAGGTGACTTTTGGTAAGGTGACTTTGGTCTTTTTGTGACCCCTGAAAGCCGCCTGCAAATGCTGATGTAGGATAAACTCATTGTAAATGCTTCATGagttttcttcttaattttgtATATGCAAATAAGTTCTGATACAGAACTTTATTAGTTATCCCTTTAGAATCCTAGGCATGTGAAAAGTGTCTGGATCAGGTGACAAGAAGATGCTATTTATTAAACAGATGGCAGTGAGACTTCTGGACCTTTTAGTCTCCTAGGTGAGATGGATCACTTAAGTATCCTTCCCCTTCTTTTTAAGTTTTATAAGTGTACGGGATTCTAAAGTTTCCTTAATGTAATCCAGGTCTTGTTAAGCTTAAATCAAATACAGGTATTAGTATATAAAATTGAAATAGGCAAGCATTGCAATTTTCAGATCTGTAAGAACAGGTGAATTTCTAATAAATGAAGAGTGTGTATTGGGCTAGTGCTTGAATTAGGTCAAAAGAGCCTTTTCATTTGCATGATTCAAACGAATAGTCTCAAGAGTTCCTGTCAAGGTCCTTGGCTTTCATCCAGCCATATTTGTGCTGAATTTGGAACCTAACCTAGTCTTAATGCTTCTCTACTTAAGGTCACCATCCGTATCTTTGATTCATTCAGATTCAAagatttcccttttcccccactGCATTCATTAATCCAAGGCAAAATGAGTCAAAATTCCTTCACCATCAGACCGTTGCTTGCCACTTTTGCTTTGGAGCGACAGTGTGATGAGCCTTACATGTGGCCAGATTTGCTTTTTAATGGACAATTAAGAGTTATTTTCGTGGTTAgcaaggccttttaattcattCAGAGGTAAGATACTGTTCTTTGTGTGTTCTGAATCTTCAGACCAAAGGGTTGTTTTACATTTACGTATAATACTGTATGTTAACACAAATCTGTGTCTGGCTGTGTAATAGAACTCATGTCATCTGAGTTGTTTGTGTGGCATTATGGCAAAATTAGAAATAGCTTGATAGAGAAAAACAGTCGGATATCTGGGGTTGTCTGTGGTCATTGCTCTCCTAATTCTCATGGGAAAACATGGTCTGAGTTTAGCCAAATGTCTCCTCTGGCTAGGCTTACGAAAGAGTGATGCCTTCAACCATTGCCTGgattttatttccagtttttAGCTAGGTGGTGGACTTTTGAGGTAGAAGAGTTGCCTTGGTTTGGCAAGTGACTAGGGTTATGTTTGGGAAGAGACCATTTTTCcgtctatttatttttatttcttcactgGTTTGTCAAACTAAGGATAGCAGGAATGAAATGGTATGTTTCTAGCCTCCcacctcctatttttttttcatagactGCTCAGGACTTCAACCAGATTTTCATACAGTATTCcatctttcccttttctgacAGTAATTTATGCTTCTAGGACTTCAACTCTAAGTAATTGCATTACTAATTTACTTGATAGTTGTAGCCATGGGTTTTATGGTCCTTGTGTTTGTATGTTATTCTAGAGTGAGAGTGTTATGTGTTGTTATTTTTAAGCTCAATTTCAAATGGATTTAGAGAAGCTCCTGAGACTTCTGTCTGCATTTAATGAGTTAGTTACTTGTTGTTGCTCCTGGGGAGGCTGATGCTCACAATGAGCATCTGGACCATGAGGCATGAGGAGCTCAGCCATCTGTCTCAATGCTTCTACAGTCTGCCTGTTAATTTGTCAGGAGTATCAGTGGAAGGAGTGCATCTTTTTGACTACAGGTCTTTGAAAACAGTTAGTTGATTGTATCGCTTCTATGGCCCAGTTTTCTCATTtcagcttgtttgtttttctggtgaGTGTGTCAATCAAATAGATATTTATAAGGAAGGAATGGTATTTCCTGGGGGATTGAAAAGATGGCTAGTGGTATCTGTGTTGTTGTAGAATGAGGTTCTGAAATGAATCCTGTGTTTCTTGAGTTCTGGAGTACTCAATTATCTTTCAGTATTTGCGCTTAAAGAGCTTTATGTTGGTTTAGGATTGTGATGCTAAAAATCTTATATTACCTCTATGGCTTTGTAGGCATTGCAGTTTGCAACATCCCTTCCTCCTCAGTAGAGGAGACTGCTGACTCTACCCTCTGCCACATCTTGAACCTCTATCGCCGTGTTACTTGGCTGCATCAGGCTCTGCGTGAAGGGAATCGAGCCTCAAGCGTAGAACAGATTCGAGAGGTGGCTGGAGGTGCTGTGCGTATCCGTGGGGAGACTTTGGGCATCATTGGACTAGGTAAGTGATGGGACTTGTTAGACTGAAAAGAGAGCTGTGAACATTTTTGGGAAGCTAAGAGTCACATACTGAGAAAAGTGATAATTCTACAACTGTTCTTTGTGAAACACACGGACTCCTAAGGAATGCTAGTGCCCTATTCTGGATATCTTCAAGAGCTGGGTATATGTCAGGGGATTGGGTactctttttatttcaaatggtTAGAAGAATTGGAACATTTATACAGTTCTTCTCAGTGACTGTTTCCCTCTGTGCTAGGTTCTGTATCACTATCAAAGCTGCCTGGAAGGTGGCTACCAATTCCTTCTCCAAGGTCTTGTAGCCAGGTTATTATCTCTGTTTCAGAGACTAGATTTGGTTTGAAAACAGAACTACTTCTTGACTACGCTCTGGCTATTGCATGGGGAAGAACTAGAATTAGCTACATAGGAGCAGCACTGAATAGCCTCCTCTGGATCCCTAGGACAATCCTAGGGGTTTCCAGGGCTGCAATACCTTGGGCCCTGGTAGTAAACTTCAGTGTAGGCTCGCAGTCTACCCCAGTATCTTGTCTTTAAAGTTTGTTTTACCTTTCCTTGATGAttgtgggttttcttttgtgAAGGCCGAGTTGGACAGGCAGTGGCTCTGCGAGCCAAGTCCTTTGGCTTCAACGTGATTTTCTATGATCCCTATCTGCCGGATGGAGTGGAGCGATCCTTGGGTTTACAACGAGTAGGAACCCTGCAGGATCTACTAATGCACAGCGATTGCATCACATTGCACTGCAGCCTGAATGAACATAACCATCACCTCATCAATGACTTCACTATTAAACAGGTGCAGCAGGAGCTTGATTTCCCCCACAGAGCACTGTGGAAATGAATGCAAACCGAAACTGCTGCTTTCACAGAGGCTGAGAGCGTGTGAatcctgctgcctctgttgtgtgcctcctgctgcctttggaggCTGGGAGCGTGTGGATCTGGGTGCCTGTGCTTTGTGCTGTATAGAATTTTATGTTAAGAGAAGAATAGGATTGGCTCTTCTTGCAAAGTAGTTTCCTTTATATAGAATATTTTAGGTGATTCCATAATTTCAGattatctttaaaataatttactgcACTGGTTAGAGCTAGATGTGGTGTGGCTGGGACTGTGTACGTTGTTTTACACAGCACTGCCAAAGCCTCTCTGCCCAAGCCCACTGCAAAGCCAGTTTCAGGCTAAACAATCTGTGAATACTTTCCAGTGCTATCATGAGAGACATTTGGACATTGTAGTCCAGTTTTGTGTAGCTGGATACTTGAGTCATGGTTCCTGTCCTCTTTTTTAGTGTTAATAGGATGAATATGGAGTGCCGAACTTGAGAGTTCCACTTTTGCCCTTGTTgtcttgtggttttgtttgttgatttttaaagcaaatttctCAAGCATTGCTTGCAGGCATTTCCCCTGTGGAAAGCTTTGCAGTGAAAGCCCTCCTAGTTCCTCCAGGCCTCATCTAGTCACTGCAGACTCCTGCTCATTTCCAGTAGACTTCCCAAGATTCACTTAGCTTCCATGAAAAGTCTCATTCTCAATGCATGCCTATTTTTCTGCTTCCAGATGCGTCAGGGCTGCTTCTTAGTGAACACAGCCCGGGGAGGGCTGGTAGATGAGAAAGCCTTAGCACAAGCCTTGAAAGAGGGGAGAATCAGAGGAACAGCACTGGATGTGCATGAGTCTGAGCCTTTCAGGTAAATGTTGTACCTGCATGCCTGCTGCTATCTGGTGATTCAGCTGAAATGGATGGTTCTTTTGGCAGtttggtgggtttggggttttttgggggtttttgttgttgttatttggGTTGCAGTGATGCCCAAGAGGACAGATGGGGTTATCACTTCTGGACAAaaaccttcttcttcctcccagTTTTGCTCAGGGGCCATTAAAAGATGCACCCAATGTTATCTGCACCCCTCACACTGCCTGGTACAGTGAACAGGCTTCCATTGAATCCAGAGAAGATGCAGCTAAAGAGATCCGCAGAGCTATTACAGGTAATGAAGAAGATTTGGAGCTGTTGCTGAATTAGTGTTTTTTTGTTAGTTCGCTGCAAGGATTATGCTTATTGTTCTGAAAAGACTCATTAAGTGGTTTCTGGAACTGGAGTGTAAGTTGATAATTGTATCTTTGCCTTCTGAGAATTCTTGTATCTAATGCCAGAgtggctcttttccctgggaaagccTTTTTACCTACATCTTCCAAATACTTTGCAATAATTCCTTGGACAGTTTTActgtatgttttttttccttgagtaGTACATGTTGTCTCTTGAAAGAGGTGAGGCTTGGCAGTTGCAGTTTGTGGCAGAAATTTTCACATGATCATAGAAGTGAGAGGAAAAGACCAGTTTCTTGCCATCCCCAGACACCAGATGATTAGAGGAGAGTCTCCCGTATCCAATGTTATCCTGTGGAAGTGGATGAAAAGATTTTGCACTTTTCCTTTCTACTTTCCTTTGTAAATGCTGCAGGGAACAAGTCTCTCCTAcctgttttctggttttttttgtcattCTTGGTGCTCTTGCAGGTCATATACCTGACGCTTTGAGAAACTGTGTTAATAAGGAGTACTTGCTGTTAGCAGCTCAGTGGTCCAATATTGATCCTGCAACTGTCCACCCAGAACTCAACGGAGCTGCAGCTTACAGGTGAGATACATAGGTTATCCAAGCATATCTTCCTGCTGAAGTAAGCCAGGGGTTTGAGAACTGCTTGTACCTGCAAACAGGTACGTCTCTGTTCTTATATACTCTATATGAGCACTTTCCCAAAACTTAACAGCAGCACTTCTAAAGTTGTACGAGTATTTAACATGTACTTGGTCATATGAAATTCCAGATGCATACTGGTCAATATTTCCAAATCCTTGGAAGACATGCCCAAGAGATACCTTAATATAAGAAAGCCTGCTGAATGTCCCAAAAAAGGTCTGCAGCTCTACATTGTGCATAGTATTAGAGCTATATAAAAACAATGCACAGTTCTTAAATGTAGCCAGATACGGACTATTACTGAGTCACTGTCCTGTGGATTTGTTCAGTAGTCTAAACAGAGTGTATTTGAGTTTATCTGTTACAAACATGCAAAGTGATTGTGGACAGGTTGCTTCCCTTCTGTTTGTCTCCCTTCTGCAAAGCaggaaatatattttccttccttctgtgAGAGCTCTAGAGGAGTTGAGATGTATTTATAAAGAGGGCATAGGGAAGCAGAATGGAAGTGATGGAAGAATAGTTCATTAACAATTCATGACTGTCACTCTCCTATTTTTCATCTTGCATCTAGCTGTTTTATTAGTTCAGCTTCTTACTTTTTCTGCCTTGGAGCCCAATGAAGGATAACTGCAGCTTACAACCCTCCTGCTGATGGGAAGGGAATTCCTAGCCCTCCAGGTGCCTTCATAGAGTGCCTCACGATATTTTCAACTGGATATAAACTTTGTATCTGTTTTCAAATGCTTAGTATGTGACCTCAGACTGTCTGGGTCTGTCTGCAAACAGGTGTCATTTGGCATTAGGATACCACTGCTACTCTTCAGCTCTGGAGACTTTTCCTGTGTTCTATCTCAGAGCATTTCTGTTAGAAAGAGGGATTTGTTTTCAGCACGTCTGAGGGCATGGCTCCTTTTCCTTTGAATAACTCTGTTGGACAAGCTTGTAATTTCtatgtttttgttggttttaggTTTCCTCCAGGAGTAGTGGGAGTAGCCAACCCTGGGCTACCAGAACCACCAGTAGTGGAAGGGATTGTAGCTCATGGGATCCCTCCTGTTTCTCACTCTGCACCACGTACTCCTTCCCCAGGAGAGACAAGCAAACTGGATGCAGACAGAGAGATTCCTGCTGACCAATAGCAGCGtgtttctctcctctcctttggcagcagaaaaaaagtagGAGGGCATCTCCTTCTAGGACCTTCTTTAACACCCTACAGACACTGTTTCCTGTTCACATGGGACAGGAGAATGCATTTCATTGCTGACAGACTTTAGCTCTTGCCTTTATTTTGTAACCTTTTAGTTATAATTTCTTAATGaatctttctccttctctgggGCATGGCAGCAGTGACTTTGCCTCCTCTTGGCTTAATGAATCAGTTCTCCCATATATCTGCTTCAGTTTTCTGTGATAGGGAACTGTCTTTGTGTGCTTGAAAATGGAAGTGAAGCCACCTGATCAGGGATGGTCCTTGGTGTTCCAAACTTAAGTGCACACTTTTCAGTTGTGACTTGTAGCTTAAATTTAATTTGGCTGAACCTCTTTTAAGTGTAGCCATGGGgaatattagaaaaaatattagtGAATTGGAGAAGTTGTGACTGTTGTCTTCATTATGCCCTTGATAGAAGGTAGCCAGGCTAAGCTCTATGTGTTACTTTGCttgttttaattaatgtttCCTGTGAGaacaggcacagcacaggcactgTTAATTCTTGACCATACAAAGTTTTCTCTATGCAGTTCTAGGCCTGAAGTTAAAAGTAACACTGTCAAAGCCAGCCTTTTAAATAGTTTGGAAGGGATTAAAATGTCATCAAATGTATTTTGGTGGCAACCATGCTTGTGAGGCTTCAGAATTGTTCACCCTGGAGTCTGTAACTTGGAGAAGGcaagaaaatgctgaaatagGAAAAGTATGCACTGAGAGACAGCAAGTAGCAATAATGTGCAGCTGCAGTTGCTGGTTCCTCACACACAAGTACCTCATAGTCTATGGCAGTGTTTATCCACAAGGGATCCATCACACTAGAATTCTAAGCTTTaagatacagattttttttttcctttttgtataATTGCATCAGCTAGAAGTAATGTCCCAGTTGTCTGTGCTGGTGGAGAAGGCAGCTTTTAATAGTCAGGTAAAAGTTTATAACCCAGAAGGTGGCTAAGCACTGGAATAGATTCCCCAGGGAGGCTGGCACAGCACCTCACCTAtctgagttcaagaagtgtttggacaatgcttgTGGGTACATGATGGGATTCTTGGGGGGTcctgtgcaaggccaggagttggattccatgatcctgatgggtcccttccaactcagcacattctatgattttgtgatATACTGGATCTCTGtagcagggcagggcagcggggcaACACAAGACAGCAGTTTGTTTTATATGAA from Anomalospiza imberbis isolate Cuckoo-Finch-1a 21T00152 chromosome 15, ASM3175350v1, whole genome shotgun sequence encodes the following:
- the LOC137483305 gene encoding C-terminal-binding protein 2 isoform X1 → MPLAWAQPRLSASAGAARAASDGSRVLPRRRGRRGPARPMDRHKVKRQRLDRICEGIRPPIVNGPMPARPLVALLDGRDCTVEMPILKDVATVAFCDAQSTQEIHEKVLNEAVGALMYHTITLSRQDLEKFKALRVIVRIGSGYDNVDIKSAAELGIAVCNIPSSSVEETADSTLCHILNLYRRVTWLHQALREGNRASSVEQIREVAGGAVRIRGETLGIIGLGRVGQAVALRAKSFGFNVIFYDPYLPDGVERSLGLQRVGTLQDLLMHSDCITLHCSLNEHNHHLINDFTIKQMRQGCFLVNTARGGLVDEKALAQALKEGRIRGTALDVHESEPFSFAQGPLKDAPNVICTPHTAWYSEQASIESREDAAKEIRRAITGHIPDALRNCVNKEYLLLAAQWSNIDPATVHPELNGAAAYRFPPGVVGVANPGLPEPPVVEGIVAHGIPPVSHSAPRTPSPGETSKLDADREIPADQ
- the LOC137483305 gene encoding C-terminal-binding protein 2 isoform X2, with amino-acid sequence MEGGRSVGRRCEATWSLVSGARSIRPPIVNGPMPARPLVALLDGRDCTVEMPILKDVATVAFCDAQSTQEIHEKVLNEAVGALMYHTITLSRQDLEKFKALRVIVRIGSGYDNVDIKSAAELGIAVCNIPSSSVEETADSTLCHILNLYRRVTWLHQALREGNRASSVEQIREVAGGAVRIRGETLGIIGLGRVGQAVALRAKSFGFNVIFYDPYLPDGVERSLGLQRVGTLQDLLMHSDCITLHCSLNEHNHHLINDFTIKQMRQGCFLVNTARGGLVDEKALAQALKEGRIRGTALDVHESEPFSFAQGPLKDAPNVICTPHTAWYSEQASIESREDAAKEIRRAITGHIPDALRNCVNKEYLLLAAQWSNIDPATVHPELNGAAAYRFPPGVVGVANPGLPEPPVVEGIVAHGIPPVSHSAPRTPSPGETSKLDADREIPADQ